One window of the Rufibacter radiotolerans genome contains the following:
- a CDS encoding bifunctional 3,4-dihydroxy-2-butanone-4-phosphate synthase/GTP cyclohydrolase II produces the protein MLDNIEDAIEDIKAGKVVIVVDDDDRENEGDFICAAEKITPEIVNFMATHGRGLICAPLTEERCDELGLELMVGRNTALHATPFTVSVDLLGHGCTTGISASDRAKTILALADPTTDPASLGKPGHIFPLRARKEGVIRRAGHTEAAVDLAALAGLAPAGVLVEIMNEDGTMARMPDLEKVAERFNLKLISIKDLITYRLQKESLIDREIAVELPTDWGNFDLYAYTQRSNNAKHLALVKGTWEPDEPVLVRVHSSCVTGDIFGSCRCDCGPQLHRAMEIIEKAGKGVIVYMNQEGRGIGLLNKLKAYKLQEQGLDTVEANLQLGFGTDERDYGVGAQILRDLGVTKMRLLSNNPRKRTGLIGYGLQIVEQLPIEIEANAHNQRYLTTKRDKLGHSIMKK, from the coding sequence ATGCTAGATAACATAGAAGACGCCATAGAAGATATAAAAGCCGGTAAAGTAGTGATTGTGGTAGATGACGATGACCGCGAGAACGAAGGCGACTTTATTTGCGCCGCCGAGAAAATCACCCCTGAGATTGTGAACTTCATGGCTACCCACGGGCGCGGCCTCATCTGCGCTCCACTCACCGAGGAACGCTGCGATGAACTGGGCCTGGAGCTGATGGTAGGCCGGAACACCGCCCTGCACGCCACCCCCTTTACCGTATCTGTAGACTTACTGGGCCACGGCTGTACCACCGGTATCTCGGCGTCTGACCGCGCCAAGACCATCCTGGCCCTGGCCGACCCTACCACTGATCCCGCTTCTTTAGGCAAACCCGGCCACATTTTCCCGCTGCGCGCCCGCAAGGAAGGCGTGATCAGGAGAGCCGGCCACACCGAGGCCGCCGTTGACCTGGCTGCGCTGGCGGGCCTGGCCCCGGCCGGCGTGCTGGTAGAGATCATGAACGAAGACGGCACCATGGCCCGCATGCCAGACCTGGAGAAAGTAGCCGAGCGCTTCAACCTCAAGCTTATCTCCATCAAAGACCTGATCACCTACCGCCTGCAGAAGGAAAGCCTCATTGACCGTGAGATAGCCGTGGAACTGCCTACCGACTGGGGCAACTTTGACCTGTACGCCTATACCCAACGCAGCAACAACGCCAAGCACCTGGCCTTGGTGAAAGGCACCTGGGAACCAGATGAACCGGTATTGGTGCGCGTGCACTCCTCCTGCGTAACCGGAGACATCTTCGGGTCTTGCCGCTGTGACTGCGGTCCGCAGTTGCACCGCGCCATGGAGATCATTGAGAAAGCCGGCAAAGGTGTGATTGTGTATATGAACCAGGAAGGCCGCGGCATTGGCCTTCTGAACAAGCTAAAAGCCTACAAGCTGCAGGAGCAGGGCCTGGACACCGTAGAGGCCAACCTGCAACTAGGCTTCGGGACCGATGAGCGCGATTACGGCGTGGGCGCCCAGATTCTGAGGGATTTAGGGGTCACTAAAATGCGACTCCTGTCCAACAACCCCCGCAAACGCACCGGCCTCATTGGCTACGGTCTGCAGATTGTAGAGCAGTTGCCCATAGAGATTGAAGCCAACGCCCACAACCAAAGGTACTTAACCACCAAGCGAGACAAGCTGGGGCATTCCATCATGAAGAAATAA